The Aspergillus flavus chromosome 2, complete sequence region CTGGGTGAGGTTTTATGTGGAGCACGAAAGGTCCAGCGAACTCGGCGCTACTCGAAAGGGAACTCGGTGTAGGTTCGATGCCGAGGAGACAACGCAATGTCTGCGGATTCCCtccgaagaaaaggacaagagCCCGAAGTTACGTGGGTTGCCGAGAAATTCATATGGAGCACCGTGATCTCATGCACAACTTAGAGCTGACCCGAGGAAGAGTTCGCTAACGCCCATGTCGGCCAAGCATGGGCTCTTCCGAGGCGTGGTTGGACAATTGCACCCAACTTCCAAGAAACCACTTTCTGGATGACGTCGGCCCAGCAGGCTTGCAGATCCGCACGGCAATTCCGTGTATAATAAGCCGTCAAATCGGGGATATCGTTGTTACCTAGTTATGTAGGGGTCTGCGGCTGGTTGTCATCATGTTCTCCCTTTCTCAGGAACGTTTGTGATGGCACGGGATAGTACCATCATCTCAGTGGCTACATCTAGAATCTTTACTGACTTTCACGCTCTAGATCAGGTGGGTTGGTCCGGCGCTGCCTATGGGATGACCCTATGCGCTTTCACTCCGGTGCTTTCCAACCTTTGTCGATATTTTTGGATCTTAAAATCGTATATCTCATTGtaatcatcatcctcaaagtATTACTGCCATGACATAGATGCTGCGATAACACCATTTCAAACATTACAAGCTTCGCACTTACGGCCAATCATAATCTAAATCTCTATTATCGAGTACTAGCCTTCCCTACAAGCTTTATATGCATGCACTGCGCCTCATTCGGCAGGTTTATCTCTTTACACCTCCCACATCAGAGCCCCCAGTATCAAGACGCCCAGGATATTTCGAAGACCTTGACGAAGGAAAATAGAGTTTTGTCCTGTTCCGTGCGCTCGACGACTCGAGGCCTACCAACCGTTCCCTGGTCATGGTTCGATATAATCCAAATTGACACGTTAGGTATTAAGATGtaagttatataattttctagaagGGAATGGTGTCCCTCTAACAGTTAGGTCGAAAGTCGGACTTCTCGTTTAGGCCATGCGTACAGGTTGGACGAGTATATTAGTCATATACCAGGCAGCCATAGTCTACGCTGGCGGCACAATGTTTACTAGCATGGGCTTTTATTGGCGTGGCATGTTACTAGTGCTGAGAGGCTGCATGCAGCGAACTTTTGAAACTCTGTTTCTGCTTGGATGTTCCTCATTCACGACCCTGGGCTGAAGTGGAAGGCACGAAGGACTATACCCCTCGGCCGCCGTTTCTCTGAGACTATATTATGCTGGTTTACAGCTTAGACTCTTGCTGAACACACCAGAATGTGGAGCTTTCTCGATAGGTAGTCCATCCAGCTAGCCCTCGTTAGATATGAGATTGCTCTCGAATGGCCCCCACCGTCTAAAAATAGTCCAGGGCATGCTAAGTTGCTGACAACGGCTGTGCCGGATAGCACCAGCAATGTGATTGGTGTGTGTATATGAGAGTACCAATGAGATACATAGCCTTATATACTAGCCCTAAGCTTCATGATCACGACACCTTCTTGCCATCAGGCAGCGATATAGAGATAGAACAGCGCTTAAAGCCATGACATCCGTGTGAAGAATTATCATCCTCACGCAGGTTCCGCTGGAGTACTTTTCCACATCATCATAAGCACCATGACACAATGCAAAGGTACAGTACTCCATACGTCCCATTGCAGCCACCAACCAGATAAATGACGGCTCAACAGCCCTCACGACACCGGCTACGATGTGGACCTTTTGTCCATCCATCGGCGCCGCATACTTGCTTACTGTGCTCTTTGGCTTAACGACTCTCGCCCATATCGCGCAGGCCATTCTGCATCGCAAACTCTATTGCTGGGTAATCGCCATGTCCGGGACGATTCAGACAGTGACCTACATCTTCCGTGTGCTTAGTATCCTCAACCCAGCCAGCTACGATGACTACGCTGCATGGTTTGTGCTCATCCTCATTGCCCCGCTCTGGACCAATGCATTTGTGTACATGGTCATGGGACGGATGGTGTGGAACTTCACCGACGACGCGCGGGTGATGCGTATGCGGCCATGGCATTTTGGGTTCTCCTTCGTGACTCTTGACATCATGCATggtttccctctcttttcaaCTCATAACTGAAATCCAGACTAATAATAAGCATAGTGCATTTGTCATCCAAGTCTATGGGGCAGCCCAGGCGGCCGGGAACAACATATCATACAGCACGGAGATGACCGGGCTGCATATCTACATGGCTGGTGTGGGCGTGCAACAGCTTTTCATTCTGTTGTTCGTAGTGTGCGCCATCGTCCTGCATCGCAAGATTCTGCGACAACACTCGCCGGACACGAAAAAGGCTCTCCAGCTACTCTATGTCCTCTACGCGTGTCTTGTCTTCATCACAGTAAGCACTTTCCTTCCGTGGAATAAAGCCGAActaagaagaaaagctgcGTATTATCTTCCGTCTATGCGAATACGGGCAGGGCCTCAACAGCACAGTTCCCTCCCATGAGGCCTACCAATACTGCCTCGACTCGCTGCCCATGCTGCTAGCTCTCGTGTTGTTCAATTTCATACACCCGGGTCGTCTTATGCCAGGGAAGAACAGCGACATCCCGAGTCGCAAGGAGCGCAAGAAAATGGGGGTCTGCACCAAGCCGAAGATGGCAGGGAATGATGTGGTATGTCCTGCAGACTGTTGAGGGTATTCATAATTGAGGTAATGCCACTTGCTGCTGTCGCAATCATCCCGTATATTCTACACTCTTAGAGTCCAGCCCGGCTTACCCTATACCCTAGTACCTGGGAGCTGCACGGTCAAGTGTGGTTCCTTGTCCGCTGATTAGCCTAATTTAGTGTTTCTATATATGtaacggcgggaagctatatacGCCTGACTAGGGTACTCTGAATCGTCGATTCGGAATTATTTGAGCTTTCAGTCctgtggaatatcgggccctggcgatatctcttacagTTTTGTAGCGATTATTGTATTAGAGCGTTGAGAATTGTTCCGCGGTCTTACTCCACCATGCCTACATTACTCTGACTGCTAAGGGTATTAAAATTTGTGTTTCCTTCTCGCAGTCTTTACGAGCCATCGGTAGAATGCTGCTCCTTTCTTCCGTGAAAGGGAAACCTCGAATTCCCATTCtaagaaaggcaaaggccTGGTCTAGCAGTGCTGAGAGCAGACATAAGATCATAGACTGATGCAATCAACACATGACTTTTATCTGTCAAAAGCTCGTGTGGTAGCAGCTCCTGTAGACAGATCATAATCTGCTGGGTTGGAAAAAGCAGAATCTGATCTCCATGTTCAGCCCCGTCACTAGAGAGACTTTTGCAGATGGCAGGGATGCCTCGATTAAGGTTTATCCATTGTTGTATTTTGGCTTTCTCGTCCGTGTCCAGAGTAAACTGCTGTGACATAATTGACGGGATGCCACCAGCTGAAGATGGAGCATTATTGGCGGCGAGTGTTCCATAAATCCACAGGCATAAGCTGACCTGGTACGCGATGATAGCATGGAAATTTGTGAACTGCGATGGGGAAATTTCACGTAAGTAGCGGACTGCCTGGCCAGCATCTGAAACCGCCTGTCGGGC contains the following coding sequences:
- a CDS encoding RTA1 like protein-domain-containing protein yields the protein MTQCKALTTPATMWTFCPSIGAAYLLTVLFGLTTLAHIAQAILHRKLYCWVIAMSGTIQTVTYIFRVLSILNPASYDDYAAWFVLILIAPLWTNAFVYMVMGRMVWNFTDDARVMRMRPWHFGFSFVTLDIIAFVIQVYGAAQAAGNNISYSTEMTGLHIYMAGVGVQQLFILLFVVCAIVLHRKILRQHSPDTKKALQLLYVLYACLVFITLRIIFRLCEYGQGLNSTVPSHEAYQYCLDSLPMLLALVLFNFIHPGRLMPGKNSDIPSRKERKKMGVCTKPKMAGNDVVCPADC